In the Enterococcus rotai genome, ATCGACGTCCGAATACGTAATTCCTATAATGCCATCAACCTTGTTTTGCTTAACCATTTGAATATACTCATACTCTTTCTCTGGATCACCATCTGCATTGCACAAATAAAGTTTATACCCTTGTTTACTTAGTTCTTCTTCAATATAGTAGGCAAGCTCTGAGAAAAAAGGATGCCAAATTGTTGGAAGAATTAATGCTAACGTATTACTACGATTTGTTTTTAAAGCCCTGGCATATTCATCAGGTTCGTAAGATAATTCATCGATAGCAGCTTCAACTTTTTTTCTAGTTATTTCTTTTACTTTTACTCCATTTATGACTCTAGAAACAGTTCCAACTCCCACTCCAGCTAATGCGGCAACATCTTTCATCGTTGCTTTCATCCTATCCCTGCTTTCTTAATACTGATTAGAATTGTAACATATAATTTCAAAAATAGGGAAACGATTCCAAATAATATGAGCGAATGTCTCGTTTATACAAAATAAGCTATAACCTTATAGCAATCTCAAAATCAGATTGCTATAAGGTTATAGCTCGAGATTCTCAAACTAATCTAAATCAACGTTATGATACACCTTTTGAACATCATCAAGCTCTTCTAATACATCAATCATATGTTCAAATTTTTCTAAGTCTTCTCCTGCTAATTCTACATCATTTTGAGCAATCATTTCTAATTCAGAAACGGAAAAATCTTCAATGCCTTTTTCTTTTAAAGCTTCTTGAACTGTATGAAAATCTTCTGGTTCTGTATAGACAATGATTTGACCATCTTCTTCAGTCACATCACGAACATCAATATCTTTTTCCATCAAATACTCAAGAATTTCATCTGCATCATCAGCTGCAAATCCAATCACACCTGTATGATCGAACATATAAGCAACAGCTCCGCTGACACCCATATTTCCGCCGTTTTTCCCAAAGGCTGCACGAACATCTGACGCTGTACGATTAACGTTGTTAGTCAATGCATCAACGATAACCATTGAGCCATTTGGTCCAAATCCTTCATAACGTAATTCAGAATATTGTTCATCGCCAGATCCTTTTGCTTTTTCGATCGCTCGGTCAATGATATGTTTTGGTACATTATATGTTTTTGCGCGCTCGATAACAAACCGTAATTTTTGATTTGCTTGAGGGTCAGGATCACCCGATTTCGCTGCTACGTAAATTTCAATTCCGAATTTTGCATAAACTCGGCTGTTATTTGCGTCTTTGGCAGCTTTTTTCTCTTTAATATTTGCCCACTTACGACCCATATTCTCACTTCGCTTTCAATTAGTATTATATTTTTGATTATAGTGCCCTTATCATTATACTTGCCAAATGGACTTTTGTTAAGTGTTTTTTGCTTTTAAGAGACACGGATCGGAAAACGACCAAAGCTCTGCTCTAAAATACGATCGCTCCCTAACTGATATAGTTGATTACTACGAATATCTAAAGCTAATTGAGTACTCAAATTCTTAGAGATTTTAGTGATAAGCGGCAAACTTAGATTTTTTTTCTTTTCCTTTAAAAAACGTTGCCCTTGCTCTGTAAAACCTAACACGTGTATGTAGTTATTTTGTCTGACACTCTCTATTTCACATTGTTTCACATTGACTAAAATATAGGTTGCCAATCGTTGCAAACGTGTCCATGTGTAACGTTTGGTCTTAGCTTGTTCTATAAACTGATGAAAAGAATCAGCTATTTTTGCGGCTTCTTGCAAACGATACTCGATGCCTTCTTTCATCTGATAAATCTCTCGGAGTTCTACTAGAGAGCTGCTAAGTACTTTATATTTTAATAATGGCCAATACTCTTCCCAAGAGACTGTCGGTGAACTACTCAAATCGATCGCCACTTGTGTTGGTAACACTCGTTTAACTTGATCTAATTCCTCTGAAAAAACAGCGTTTCTAATGGCTGTAGCACTCGCAAAATGTTGATATATTTTAGTATCGTGATAACCAGCTGCCTCCCGTTTTAAAGGATATAACGTCATTGGCTTTTCATACGTTGCATTCTCTTTCGCATAACTTAAACCTAAAATATGATTGGGAGAAGAAAAATCGAATGCATCATTTGGATAAAATTTGCGAAAAACCTCTGTCATTTGCTGTGGATAACTCATGCCATTATTTTTGATTTCTTGGTAGGCTTGATCAATTTCCTTTTGATGATTGTGTACAAAATTTCCAAAGAGCTCATAATCCAGCTCTGATTGATTATCCGTACCAAAGCACAAATCATCACACTGCAAGTCTTGCAATAGCTTTACTCCACCTGATGCAAAATAATCAGCTGACTGTACGGCATATGCGAATGGCAATTCAATCACTAAATCCACGCCATGATTGAGCGCTTCTTTGGCACGTGTCCATTTATCAATAATAGCTGGTTCGCCTCGTTGTAAAAAGTTCCCACTCATCACAGCAATCACAATATCTGCACCACTCAGTTTCCGTGCCATTTCAGCGTGATACTGATGTCCATTATGGAAAGGATTATATTCAACAATAATGCCACAACTTCTCATTTTTTTGCTCCTTCTTCCAGCCTTTTTCTACTAGAATTCCATCATAACATGTTTAGTTTATTACGGAAACAAAAGAAAAATGAGCGGCAGCAACTTTTAAAAGTTTTGTACCACTCATCTATTAGATTATTTTTTACAAACGAAAAACCAACGTCTGCTTTCTTCTGTTGGAGCTTCATCTGTGAAGTCAGCATAGACCTCAACATTCATAAAGCCAGCACTTTCCAGCATCATCAAATAATTTTCCATTGTATAGGTTCTTTCTTGATGCAGTTCATCCTGCCGAATAAACAGTTCATCATTCTCATGTTCTTTGACAAAGAACGTTAGAAAATGTTCAATACTATGCTCTTTTTCACCAGGATAACTATCCCATAAAAAGGCAAATTCTTCTGTTTGGTAATGATAACTGTATTCTGGGAACACTTTATCTACTTGATAGATCGAATGAACGTCAAAAATAAAGACACCGTCATCTTCCAAAGCTTGATATACATCGTCAAATACTTGTTGGACTTCTTGACGGTTTGCCATATAACATAATGAATCAGAAAAACAAGTGATTGCATGATATTGACCCATTTCAGATAAATCCATCATATTTCCTTGGACAAACTGAACATGAACTTCTTCTTCTGCAGCTCGTTTACTGGCCATCATCAGCATTTCTTCGGATAAATCCAAAGCTGTGACTGTAAAGCCTGCTTTGGCAAAATTTACAGCTAATGCGCCAGTCCCGCAAGCCATTTCTAAAACATCCATTTTCCCATCTGGTAAATGACGTTTTGAAAATTCCAGCCATTCATTATAAAGACTATCATCCATTACCTCGTCATAGACAAAAGCAAATGTTTCATAAGCCATATTACTCGACCCAAGCGTGAAGGTCGACCATTGGTGCGTCTGACCAAAGTTTTTCTAAGTTATAAAACCCGCGTTCTGCTGATTGGAAGACGTGAACGATAATATCGCCTAAATCGATCAAGACCCATTTACCGCCATCTTTCCCTTCAATTCGTTTTACTTCAACCTGTGCTTCTTCTTCTTTTTCAATAATTTCTTCCACGATGGCATTGATTTGACGTTCACTTGTTGCTTGGCAAATCATAAAGTAATCTGCTAAAAGTGAAATCTCATGTACATCTAATGCGACAATTTCCTCTGCTCTTTTTGAATCAGCTGCTTTTACAGCGATTTCTAAAATCTGTTGACTATCTATGATGGTTTCCTCCTAATTTTAAAATGGTAACAACGTTCCGCTTTGCTTCACCTTGTATTTTTCAACATCAGTTCACTTTATTCACTGTGTTTCAAAGCAAAAAGCATCACGAATAGTATTCCCTATTTTTCTGTCTGTGCTGTACGAGTTCAATCAGCTTTTCCTTTGATCTAGCCTCTCAAAGCAACTCTTGAGGAAATTAGATAACCTTCACATGGAACAAAACACGTTCCATATTCAGATTCCTAAATTTCTAAAGAGCTAAACACTTTGCTCAGCTTTTCCTACTACCCAATAATTATATGTTTCAATCGTCTTTGGATAGATTTTTTGTTCTTGTTCGATAAGGTGAACTAATGTATGTTTTGTTTCATATGCAACGGCTTCATCCAAGTCAACTAAAGCCAATTCACGAGCTTCTTTGACACCTGGAAAATTACGACCTGGTTCGATATAGTCTGCTACATATATAATTTTATCCAACAAACTCATTTTAGCAGCACCAGTGGTATGTAAGCGAATTGCTTCTAAAATTTCTTCATCATTAATACCTAGTTCTCTTTGGACCATACTTGCGCCAACGAGTCCGTGCCAAATGGCATTGCCGTAATGTAACAGCTCCTGATCATAACCGTCTCGCTGAATAATCATTTCAAATTCCTCATTCGGACGTTCTTTAGCGTAGTCGTGCGTTAAGGCTGCAATACTTGCTTTTTCTTCTGAAGCACCGTACTTAGCGGCTAAAGCTACTGCAGTCTCTTCCACACCTAAAACATGTTGAAAACGGCGTTCACTCATATGCATCTGAACTTCTTGCATCAATTCTTCTCGTTTGAACGAGGTGTATTTACCACTAAAATCCATCTACATACAGCTCCTTTTCTTCTATATAGTGTATCACACTATCAGGTAGTAAGTAGCGTGTAGAACAACCATTTTTGATCTTTTCCCGAATAAGAGTTGAACTAATATCCATTTGAGGTACATCCACCCACATAATTGGATAAGGTGTGATCGTTCCGTAATGAGGACGGCGGATACCGACAAAATTAGTTAATGTCAATAACTCATCGATCTTATACCACTTTGGTAAATATTCTACCATGTCTCCACCAATGATAAAATAGTAATCTGTATCCGGATTATTTTGTGTTAAAGCTTTCATCGTGTCGTATGTGTAACTTTTTCCTTTACGGAACAACTCGATCGGCTCAACTGCTAAATTATGATTATCCGTAATTGCAAGCTCTAGCATTGCTAATCGGTGTTGACTATCGATCGTCTTTTTTTCATCTACATGAGGTGGTAAATAAGTAGGCATCAAATAGACTTTATCAAGCCCCAGCTGTTGTTGCACTTGATCGGCCATCACTAAATGAGCCAAATGAACTGGATTAAAATTTCCACCTAATATTCCTACCTGTTTACGCTTTTGAAAAAGCTCTGCTTCTTCCACAATTACTTCTGCTTTTAATACTGCATTCGTATTTGTCCCCATTTTTCTTACCTCCAAGTTTTAAATTGCTTTAACTTCTTTAGAGATCTTTTGATATTTTTCATTAGATGATGGTTTGAATAATACTAGTACACGACCAATGATTTGAACGATATCACAATGAATATCCGCTTTTAATGCCACTGCCACATCTTCAGCGATCTCATCAGTATTTTGTAACAAAGTGACTTTGATCAATTCACGTTTTTCTAACGCTTCATTGATTTGTACCACCATCGCAGAGTTCAAGCCGCCTTTACCAATTTGAAAAATCGGTTGTAAATGGTGAGCTTGGCTGCGTAAAAAACGCTTTTGTTTTCCTCTTAAATCCACTAATTTTCCTTCTCTCTATTCTCACTTATGATTAAATCAAGGCTTTTCTTCTTAAAACGTCGACGCCTTTTGGTGCCCAGCCAGCAACCACACATGGTTCTGTGACCGTGATCCAGCCTAGTCCGGCAAAAACAATATCTGTTTTTTCTTTGATAGAAAATTCAAAACGAACCAATTCAGGAAATTCTGACACTTCATCAGGACGTGGTGGTTGTAACAAACCGCCAACATGTTTCTCATAAAAGGCGTCAGCTGTCACTAATTTAGTTCGGTGAATTGCTAAATCATTTGATACGTAGGCAATAAATGAACTACGCTCTCCTTGAATGAAATCAAATCGGGCCAACCCACCTAAAAATAATGTTTGTTCAGGGTTTAGTTGATACACCTTAGGTTTGATCTCTTTTTGCGGTGCGATAATTTTTAAGTCTTTTTTACCAAGGTAATGCGCCATTTGATGGCGATGAATAATTCCCGGTGTATCGATCAAAAAATGGCCATCATCTAAAGGAATTTCAATTTTATCCAATGTTGTTCCCGGAAATTGCGATGTTGTAATAACATCTTGAACTCCAGCTGTCTGTTTGATGATTTGATTGATCAATGTTGATTTACCAACATTCGTTACCCCGACCACATAAACATCTTTACCATCACGATATTTTTCGATCGTTTTAAGTAAATGCTCCATTTCCTGCGGTTTTTTAGCACTTGTCAATAATACATCAACAGGACGTAAGCCTTCTTCATGAGCACGTTCTCTCATCCATTGAATCATCTTAGGCTTCTTTAATGATTTAGGTAAAATATCGACTTTATTCCCTACCATCAAAACAGGATTATCGCCAATAAAACGATGTAGTCCTGGAATTAATGATCCGTTAAAATCAAAAATATCCACTACATTGACGATCAATGCATCCTCTTTTCCTAATTCATTTAGCAAACGTAAAAAATCATCGTCTGTTAATTGAACATCTTGAATATCATTATAATGTCTTAAACGAAAACAACGTTGGCAATAAACTTCCCCTGTTTCCATCCCTTTTTCAAATGCAGCTTTTGGCGTATAGCCTAATTCATTCGGGTGTTCCGTTTGAATGACTGCACCACAGCCGATACAGTGAATTGCTTCCATATCACTCATTCTAGTCCGCCTTTCCATATCATATCTGGATGTTTCTTCGCTAAATGTTTCATGATTTTCCGTTCAAAAAATCGATTGATTTTCGTATTCCAACCATCAGTATCAACAATCGGACGAACTAAAATATTTCTGATCCCAGCAGCATTTGCACCACGAATATCAGTCATGATTTGATCACCAACCATTACTAATTCTTCTGGCTTTAAATTTAATTTCTTTTCAGCTTCTCTGAAACCTCTAGTTGACGGTTTTAACGCTCTAGATACATATTCTAAATCAAATTTTTCAACTGCTCGTTTAATACGGCTAGATTTATTATTTGATACAACGATAACTGGAATTCCAGCATTTTTCATTTCGAGGATCCATGATAGTAATTCTTCAGTCCCGTCTGGATTATTCCACGCAATCAAGGTATTGTCTAAATCAGTCAATACTGCCTTGATCCCTAAATTTTTTAATTGGTTCGGTGTGATTTTATAAATCGCATCTACCATCCAAGTTGGTTTAAATTTTGAAAACATAGTAACTCCTCTCATCTCCACCATAAACTATTTCATAGTGAAAGGAGTACTAAGCTAGCACTCCTCCAATTTGTATTATACTGCATTTTTGCGAAAAATTCTATAAATGCTCATTATAAGTTTTCATAAGATTCGATGACAATCGTATGACAGTTCAAACATTGATTTGTTACTTTCTTGATTTCTATGATAAGCTTTTTGTAAATAAATAAAATGAGGAAAAAAATGGCTGTTACAATCAAAAAAGCATCAATCAATCTTTTTGTCCCTGATACAGAAATTGCAATGACACTTTATGAAAAAATATTCGATGCAAAGAATATAAAATTGGTGCTTGCGGAAGAAGGAAACTCTGCTCGTTTCAGCATTGGTGAAAGTTTGTTTGCTTTAGCCGATGAACAACCAGAAAACGGCGGAAAATCACCTTTGACATTGCAGGGAGTACCGCTTTGTATCCAGTTGATTTGTGATAATGTTGAAGAGCTTGTTGAAAAAACATTGGCTGCTGGCTGTACTTTAGACATGCCCATCACTGTTGTGCCAAATAAATTTAAAGTGGCAAATATCAAAGATCCATTTGGTTTTATCTGGTCGATTTCAGAAGTCTATACTTATTGAGAACAGCACAAAAAAGAGAGCGGGACAAAACTAAAAATCAGTTTTGTTTCGCTCTCTAAACCCGAATAAACGGCGAGAAAAAAGCAGCTCCTTCGGAAATAAGCTGAAATTGCTGTAAAACACAACGAGGAACGAGTTGATGTTGCACAGTACCTACTTGGTCACAAAAATTTGAAAAACAATTTTCGTGAATTCCTTCTTATTTCTCGGAGCTAAACACTTTTATCTCGGCCTCTTCTTATATCCCCAATCAATATTTACGAAAACGCTGATAGCGATTTTCCAGAAGCACATCCGTTTCTAATTGAGACAGTTCAGTAAACTTACTAATAAGTGCTTTTTGAATCATTCGATTGATTTTTGGTTGTTCTAATACTTCACCGTTCATTTCTTCTGGGATCACACGATCAATGATCGTTAATTCTTTTAATTCTGTTGCTGTGATCTTCATTAACTCAGCTGCTTCTTTAGCTCGACTTCCATCTTTCCAAAGAATTGAAGCAAATCCTTCTGGAGAGAGCACCGCGTAGATCGTGTGTTCTAACATCCAAACTTCATCAGCCACTGCGAGTGCTAATGCACCGCCACTGCCACCTTCACCAATAATAATTGCAATGATCGGCACACTTAAATCAGACATTCCTATTAGATTTCTAGCAATTGCCTCACCTTCACCACGCTCTTCTGCTTCAATTCCACAATAAGCGCCTGCTGTATTGATAAACGTAACCACTGGTCGGCCGAATTTTTCAGCTTGTTTCATTAAACGTAAGGCTTTACGATATCCCTCAGGATGGGGTGCGCCAAAATTCCGTTCAATATTTTCAGGTAAATTGCGCCCTTTTTGAATCCCAACGACCGTCACCGGCTTGTCTTCTAACGTTGCAACACCACCGACAACAGCCAAGTCATCGCCAAAGTAACGATCACCATGGAATTCTATAAAATCATCAAAGACTGCCGCAATATATTCTAATGACGTATAGCGATCTTGCGCTCTAGCTAGGGTGACAATATCATTGGCTGTTTTTTCCATCGCTATTTCCACCCTTTCATCGTATGAATTTTTATTAGTTTACTAAGTGTTTCCTGCATTTGATTTCTAGGAACAATCTTATCAACAAATCCATGATCTAATAAAAACTCGGCTTTTTGAAAATCATCTGGTAATTCTTGACGAATGGTTTGTTCGATCACGCGTCGTCCAGCAAAACCAATCAAACTTTGCGGTTCAGCTAAAATAACATCCCCATCCATAGCAAAACTAGCTGTAACACCGCCAGTTGTTGGATCAGTCAGTACTGTGATATAAAATAAGTCCGCATTACTATGGCGTTTAAGCGCACCTGAGATTTTTGCCATCTGCATCAGAGAAAAAATCCCCTCTTGCATTCTTGCTCCACCTGATGCGGTAAAAATAATTACAGGCAAGCGTTGTTCAGTGGCACGTTCAAACAGACGGGTAATTTTTTCGCCTACGACTGTCCCCATACTACCCATGATAAAATTAGCATCCATTACCCCGATCCCGATTTCTTGACCATCGATTTTCGCTTTACCAGTTAAAACAGCTTCATGAAGTTCTGTTTTTTCCTGCATTATCGCAATTTTATCTAAATAACCTGGAAAGGTTAACGGATCTTTTGTAATTAAATCTGTATCCCATTCTTCAAAACTTTTTTCGTCGACTGTCAAGGCAAGTCGTTCCCACGCACCGATTCTAAAACTATAACCACAATAAGGACAGACTTTTTCTGCCCCCATATCTTTTGTATAGAGCGTACGTTTGCAACAAGGACATTTAGCCCACATATTATCTGGAACTGTAGGTTTGTTTACAGCAGATTGGTCGCCCGCGCGATTCGGATTGATTCGAATGTAGTTTTTCTTTTTAAATAAAGCCATACACCTGCTCCTTTTTAATTATCGCTTTCTGGTTCCCAATTTGGTAAAAATGTTTCTTGTAAAAAGCTTGTATCGTAATCACCAGCGAGCACGTTTTTATGAGTAATCAAATCTAGCTGAAATTCTGCATTTGTGATAATTCCATCTGTCACAATCTCATGTAACGCCCGTTGCATCTTCATCAAAGCATCCATGCGATCTTCCCCATGAACGATCACCTTAGCGATCATTGAATCATAAAAAGGCGGAATCGTATAGCCGGAATACATTGCACTATCTACTCTTAAGCCCATACCGCCACTTGGTAGCAGCAGATTTTTGATTTTCCCTGGAGAAGGAGCAAAGTTAAATGCTGGGTTTTCAGCGTTGATTCGACATTCAATCGCATGCCCCGTAATCGTAATATCTTCTTGGGTATAAGGTAACTCTTCCCCGGAAGCAATTTTTAATTGAGCTTTAACAAGATCGATCCCTGTAACCATTTCTGTCACAGGATGCTCAACTTGAATTCGAGTGTTCATTTCCATAAAATAAAATTCACCAGATTTATCCATCAAAAATTCGATTGTTCCAGCATTTTCATATTGTACGGCTTTGGCTGCACGAACAGCTGTTTCACCTAATAATTGACGTTTTTCAGGTGAAATTGCAATTGAAGGTGATTCTTCTAACACTTTTTGATTATTTCTTTGTAAAGAACAATCACGTTCGCCTAAATGAATCACATGACCATATTGATCGCCTAAAATCTGCACTTCAATATGTCGTGCTGGGTAAATAATTTTTTCCAGATACATATCGTCATTACCAAAAGCTGCTTTCGCTTCTTGTTGTGCTGAAGTAAAGTGTTGCGGTAATTCTTCTTTGCTCAATACTTTACGGATCCCTTTACCACCACCACCAGCGGCAGCTTTTAGCATAACGGGATAGCCAATATCAGCTGCAATCGTCAACGCTTCTTCAACTGAATTGATGACACCTGTGCTTCCAGGAATAACTGGCACATTCGCCTTTTGCATCAATTCTCGGGCATTGATTTTATTTCCCATCGCATCGATCGTTGCAGCTTTTGGACCAATAAAAGTAATATTGCACTCTTCACACATTGCTGCAAACTGACTATTTTCCGATAAAAATCCAAAACCTGGATGAATTGCTTCAGCATTTGTTACAATCGCTGCGCTTAATACGCTTTGAACATTTAAATAAGAATCAGCTGCTTTCGCTGGCCCAATACAGATTGCTTCATCTGCAAGCTGTGCGTGCAGTGCTTCTTTATCTGCTTCGGAATAGACCGCTACAGTTTGCACTCCTAATTCACGACATGCTCGAATGATTCGAACAGCGATTTCTCCTCTATTTGCAATTAAAACTTTTGAAAACATAGCTCACCTATCCAATCATAAAGGTCAATTCTGCTTCCGCTACTTTTTTCCCATTCACAGTTGCAGTTCCTTTGCCGATGCCGGCTATTGATTTTACTTTCATAATTTCTACTTCTAACATCAAAGTATCACCTGGAACAACTTTTTGTCTAAATTTGGCTTTATCGATTCCGCCAAAGTAGGCTGTCTTGCCTTTAAAATCCGGCATCGCTAATAATGCTACAGCACCTGCTTGAGCTAGTGCTTCCAAAATCAAAACGCCTGGCATCACGGGTTCTCCCGGAAAGTGACCTTGAAAAAATGGTTCATTGATTGTAACATTTTTCTTTGCAATAACTTTTTCTCCAACAACGATTTCTTCAACTGTATCCAACAATAAGAAAGGATAACGATGTGGAATGACTTCTTTGATTTCTTGAATAGTCATTTTCATAGCTTACACTCCTTTTGATACACGGAACAATGGTTGATTAAATTCAACAACATCTTCATTTTGTATCAATACTTCAGTAATTACACCATCGACCGATGCAGTGATTTCATTCATAAGTTTCATTGCCTCAACGATACAAACAACATCACCTTTTTTCACCGAGTCACCAACTTGCTTGAAGTTTTCCTTATCTGGTGCAGGTTTTAAATAGACAACCCCAACGATTGGAGAAATGATTTCTTCTATGTTTTCTGGTTTTGCTTCTGGTGTTATTGTTTCATTTATTGGTTCTTTTACTTCGACAGTTTGGCTGGTAACCTCTACTGTCCCTTGACTGGCTACATTATTATCCGTAACTTGTTTTACTTCACCAGACGTTTTTTGTGTCACTTTATT is a window encoding:
- a CDS encoding VOC family protein codes for the protein MAVTIKKASINLFVPDTEIAMTLYEKIFDAKNIKLVLAEEGNSARFSIGESLFALADEQPENGGKSPLTLQGVPLCIQLICDNVEELVEKTLAAGCTLDMPITVVPNKFKVANIKDPFGFIWSISEVYTY
- a CDS encoding class I SAM-dependent DNA methyltransferase, which codes for MAYETFAFVYDEVMDDSLYNEWLEFSKRHLPDGKMDVLEMACGTGALAVNFAKAGFTVTALDLSEEMLMMASKRAAEEEVHVQFVQGNMMDLSEMGQYHAITCFSDSLCYMANRQEVQQVFDDVYQALEDDGVFIFDVHSIYQVDKVFPEYSYHYQTEEFAFLWDSYPGEKEHSIEHFLTFFVKEHENDELFIRQDELHQERTYTMENYLMMLESAGFMNVEVYADFTDEAPTEESRRWFFVCKK
- a CDS encoding YebC/PmpR family DNA-binding transcriptional regulator; translation: MGRKWANIKEKKAAKDANNSRVYAKFGIEIYVAAKSGDPDPQANQKLRFVIERAKTYNVPKHIIDRAIEKAKGSGDEQYSELRYEGFGPNGSMVIVDALTNNVNRTASDVRAAFGKNGGNMGVSGAVAYMFDHTGVIGFAADDADEILEYLMEKDIDVRDVTEEDGQIIVYTEPEDFHTVQEALKEKGIEDFSVSELEMIAQNDVELAGEDLEKFEHMIDVLEELDDVQKVYHNVDLD
- a CDS encoding nicotinate-nucleotide adenylyltransferase, coding for MGTNTNAVLKAEVIVEEAELFQKRKQVGILGGNFNPVHLAHLVMADQVQQQLGLDKVYLMPTYLPPHVDEKKTIDSQHRLAMLELAITDNHNLAVEPIELFRKGKSYTYDTMKALTQNNPDTDYYFIIGGDMVEYLPKWYKIDELLTLTNFVGIRRPHYGTITPYPIMWVDVPQMDISSTLIREKIKNGCSTRYLLPDSVIHYIEEKELYVDGF
- the yqeH gene encoding ribosome biogenesis GTPase YqeH, translating into MSDMEAIHCIGCGAVIQTEHPNELGYTPKAAFEKGMETGEVYCQRCFRLRHYNDIQDVQLTDDDFLRLLNELGKEDALIVNVVDIFDFNGSLIPGLHRFIGDNPVLMVGNKVDILPKSLKKPKMIQWMRERAHEEGLRPVDVLLTSAKKPQEMEHLLKTIEKYRDGKDVYVVGVTNVGKSTLINQIIKQTAGVQDVITTSQFPGTTLDKIEIPLDDGHFLIDTPGIIHRHQMAHYLGKKDLKIIAPQKEIKPKVYQLNPEQTLFLGGLARFDFIQGERSSFIAYVSNDLAIHRTKLVTADAFYEKHVGGLLQPPRPDEVSEFPELVRFEFSIKEKTDIVFAGLGWITVTEPCVVAGWAPKGVDVLRRKALI
- the accD gene encoding acetyl-CoA carboxylase, carboxyltransferase subunit beta, giving the protein MALFKKKNYIRINPNRAGDQSAVNKPTVPDNMWAKCPCCKRTLYTKDMGAEKVCPYCGYSFRIGAWERLALTVDEKSFEEWDTDLITKDPLTFPGYLDKIAIMQEKTELHEAVLTGKAKIDGQEIGIGVMDANFIMGSMGTVVGEKITRLFERATEQRLPVIIFTASGGARMQEGIFSLMQMAKISGALKRHSNADLFYITVLTDPTTGGVTASFAMDGDVILAEPQSLIGFAGRRVIEQTIRQELPDDFQKAEFLLDHGFVDKIVPRNQMQETLSKLIKIHTMKGWK
- a CDS encoding nucleotidyltransferase, with the protein product MRSCGIIVEYNPFHNGHQYHAEMARKLSGADIVIAVMSGNFLQRGEPAIIDKWTRAKEALNHGVDLVIELPFAYAVQSADYFASGGVKLLQDLQCDDLCFGTDNQSELDYELFGNFVHNHQKEIDQAYQEIKNNGMSYPQQMTEVFRKFYPNDAFDFSSPNHILGLSYAKENATYEKPMTLYPLKREAAGYHDTKIYQHFASATAIRNAVFSEELDQVKRVLPTQVAIDLSSSPTVSWEEYWPLLKYKVLSSSLVELREIYQMKEGIEYRLQEAAKIADSFHQFIEQAKTKRYTWTRLQRLATYILVNVKQCEIESVRQNNYIHVLGFTEQGQRFLKEKKKNLSLPLITKISKNLSTQLALDIRSNQLYQLGSDRILEQSFGRFPIRVS
- the rsfS gene encoding ribosome silencing factor yields the protein MLEIAVKAADSKRAEEIVALDVHEISLLADYFMICQATSERQINAIVEEIIEKEEEAQVEVKRIEGKDGGKWVLIDLGDIIVHVFQSAERGFYNLEKLWSDAPMVDLHAWVE
- a CDS encoding YqeG family HAD IIIA-type phosphatase, giving the protein MFSKFKPTWMVDAIYKITPNQLKNLGIKAVLTDLDNTLIAWNNPDGTEELLSWILEMKNAGIPVIVVSNNKSSRIKRAVEKFDLEYVSRALKPSTRGFREAEKKLNLKPEELVMVGDQIMTDIRGANAAGIRNILVRPIVDTDGWNTKINRFFERKIMKHLAKKHPDMIWKGGLE
- the yhbY gene encoding ribosome assembly RNA-binding protein YhbY, with translation MDLRGKQKRFLRSQAHHLQPIFQIGKGGLNSAMVVQINEALEKRELIKVTLLQNTDEIAEDVAVALKADIHCDIVQIIGRVLVLFKPSSNEKYQKISKEVKAI
- the yqeK gene encoding bis(5'-nucleosyl)-tetraphosphatase (symmetrical) YqeK; translated protein: MDFSGKYTSFKREELMQEVQMHMSERRFQHVLGVEETAVALAAKYGASEEKASIAALTHDYAKERPNEEFEMIIQRDGYDQELLHYGNAIWHGLVGASMVQRELGINDEEILEAIRLHTTGAAKMSLLDKIIYVADYIEPGRNFPGVKEARELALVDLDEAVAYETKHTLVHLIEQEQKIYPKTIETYNYWVVGKAEQSV
- a CDS encoding acetyl-CoA carboxylase carboxyl transferase subunit alpha; the protein is MEKTANDIVTLARAQDRYTSLEYIAAVFDDFIEFHGDRYFGDDLAVVGGVATLEDKPVTVVGIQKGRNLPENIERNFGAPHPEGYRKALRLMKQAEKFGRPVVTFINTAGAYCGIEAEERGEGEAIARNLIGMSDLSVPIIAIIIGEGGSGGALALAVADEVWMLEHTIYAVLSPEGFASILWKDGSRAKEAAELMKITATELKELTIIDRVIPEEMNGEVLEQPKINRMIQKALISKFTELSQLETDVLLENRYQRFRKY